Proteins encoded by one window of Haliotis asinina isolate JCU_RB_2024 chromosome 6, JCU_Hal_asi_v2, whole genome shotgun sequence:
- the LOC137286492 gene encoding heme transporter FLVCR2-like isoform X2 translates to MKIHTGSNDTKQLTAPPPVASEDAGDENVETRVFKRRWLMLGLFCLYSFSNSFQWIHLNIIANVILRYYNTSLPGDTLQQETAVDWLSMVYMLAYVPLVFPATWLMDSKGLRVCNVVGSFLNAVGAWVKCASVSPDRFGVLMFAQTICSVAQIWVLGMPAPLAAAWFGPDEVSTATSLGVFGNQVGAAVGFLLPPVLVPNSPDLDQVGWDISVMMYVTAGVTTAIFIAILIGYRDQPPVPPSRAQLVAIQTTEGQNYLSSLGRLIRTLPFVLLVISYGVNVGCYYAIATLLNSVVLEYFPGEEENAGRIGLTIVITGIIGAVLAGIWLDKTRTFKGTSLGIYFLSMACMVVFTFTMDTGHIWVVFITAGSFGFFMTGYLPVGFEFAAELTFPEPEGTSSGLLNASAQIFGIIFTLGMRAMMNRLSVLGANIAVCVALLLGTVMTALIRANYKRQAAGGEEKGNRLRDLFGWCCCFRHQSDIANKQ, encoded by the exons ATGAAGATACACACTGGGTCCAATGACACAAAACAGCTGACCGCACCCCCACCTGTTGCATCAGAAGATGCTGGAGATGAAAATGTGGAGACGCGGGTGTTCAAGAGGCGTTGGCTGATGCTGGGACTGTTCTGCCTCTACTCCTTCAGCAACTCCTTCCAATGGATCCACCTGAACATCATCGCCAACGTCATCCTGCGCTACTACAACACCAGCCTCCCAGGAGATACGCTGCAGCAAGAGACGGCCGTCGACTGGTTGTCCATGGTCTATATGTTGGCTTACGTGCCGCTCGTCTTCCCAGCCACCTGGCTGATGGACAGTAAAGGACTGAGGGTGTGTAACGTTGTAGGGTCGTTCCTCAACGCCGTAGGAGCGTGGGTCAAATGTGCCAGCGTCAGCCCTGATCGCTTTGGCGTCCTCATGTTTGCTCAGACAATCTGCTCAGTTGCTCAGATATGGGTTCTGGGTATGCCAGCGCCCCTAGCGGCGGCCTGGTTTGGTCCGGATGAAGTTTCCACAGCGACATCCTTAGGCGTCTTTGGAAATCAG GTAGGCGCAGCAGTTGGGTTCCTCCTTCCCCCCGTCCTCGTGCCCAACTCCCCCGACTTGGACCAGGTGGGCTGGGACATAAGCGTCATGATGTACGTGACAGCAGGCGTGACCACGGCCATATTTATTGCAATACTTATAG GGTACAGAGACCAACCTCCAGTCCCCCCGAGTCGGGCACAGCTAGTTGCTATCCAAACGACGGAGGGACAGAATTATCTGTCGTCACTTGGCCGGCTTATTAGGACTCTCCCTTTCGTCCTCCTCGTCATATCCTATG GAGTGAACGTCGGCTGCTATTACGCCATTGCTACACTGCTGAATTCTGTCGTGCTGGAATACTTCCCC GGAGAAGAGGAGAACGCCGGGAGGATTGGCCTCACAATTGTTATAACAGGGATAATTGGGGCCGTCTTGGCCGGAATTTGGCTCGATAAAACAAGAACATTCAA GGGCACATCACTCGGTATTTACTTCCTGTCCATGGCGTGTATGGTAGTGTTCACCTTCACCATGGATACAGGACACATCTGGGTGGTGTTCATCACAGCAGGGTCCTTCGG ATTCTTCATGACTGGCTATCTACCTGTCGGCTTCGAGTTTGCAGCTGAGCTCACTTTTCCCGAACCGGAAGGAACATCTTCGGGTCTGCTAAACGCGTCAGCACAG ATTTTTGGAATAATCTTTACCCTGGGTATGCGAGCCATGATGAACAGACTGAGTGTGCTTGGTGCCAACATTGCCGTCTGTGTGGCGCTTCTGCTGGGAACAGTGATGACAG CCCTGATTCGAGCTAACTACAAGCGCCAGGCGGCTGGGGGAGAAGAAAAG GGCAACCGGTTACGGGATTTGTTTGGCTGGTGCTGCTGCTTCCGACACCAATCAGACATCGCAAACAAACAATGA
- the LOC137286492 gene encoding heme transporter FLVCR2-like isoform X1: MDSVSQGDFLSPDLSTVQQKVENSDTPGQHAVNTSGDNGLEMKIHTGSNDTKQLTAPPPVASEDAGDENVETRVFKRRWLMLGLFCLYSFSNSFQWIHLNIIANVILRYYNTSLPGDTLQQETAVDWLSMVYMLAYVPLVFPATWLMDSKGLRVCNVVGSFLNAVGAWVKCASVSPDRFGVLMFAQTICSVAQIWVLGMPAPLAAAWFGPDEVSTATSLGVFGNQVGAAVGFLLPPVLVPNSPDLDQVGWDISVMMYVTAGVTTAIFIAILIGYRDQPPVPPSRAQLVAIQTTEGQNYLSSLGRLIRTLPFVLLVISYGVNVGCYYAIATLLNSVVLEYFPGEEENAGRIGLTIVITGIIGAVLAGIWLDKTRTFKGTSLGIYFLSMACMVVFTFTMDTGHIWVVFITAGSFGFFMTGYLPVGFEFAAELTFPEPEGTSSGLLNASAQIFGIIFTLGMRAMMNRLSVLGANIAVCVALLLGTVMTALIRANYKRQAAGGEEKGNRLRDLFGWCCCFRHQSDIANKQ, from the exons ATGGACTCCGTAAGTCAGGGAGACTTTCTGTCGCCAGACCTCTCCACAGTACAACAGAAAGTCGAG aatagCGACACCCCTGGACAACATGCAG TAAATACGAGCGGCGACAACGGACTGGAGATGAAGATACACACTGGGTCCAATGACACAAAACAGCTGACCGCACCCCCACCTGTTGCATCAGAAGATGCTGGAGATGAAAATGTGGAGACGCGGGTGTTCAAGAGGCGTTGGCTGATGCTGGGACTGTTCTGCCTCTACTCCTTCAGCAACTCCTTCCAATGGATCCACCTGAACATCATCGCCAACGTCATCCTGCGCTACTACAACACCAGCCTCCCAGGAGATACGCTGCAGCAAGAGACGGCCGTCGACTGGTTGTCCATGGTCTATATGTTGGCTTACGTGCCGCTCGTCTTCCCAGCCACCTGGCTGATGGACAGTAAAGGACTGAGGGTGTGTAACGTTGTAGGGTCGTTCCTCAACGCCGTAGGAGCGTGGGTCAAATGTGCCAGCGTCAGCCCTGATCGCTTTGGCGTCCTCATGTTTGCTCAGACAATCTGCTCAGTTGCTCAGATATGGGTTCTGGGTATGCCAGCGCCCCTAGCGGCGGCCTGGTTTGGTCCGGATGAAGTTTCCACAGCGACATCCTTAGGCGTCTTTGGAAATCAG GTAGGCGCAGCAGTTGGGTTCCTCCTTCCCCCCGTCCTCGTGCCCAACTCCCCCGACTTGGACCAGGTGGGCTGGGACATAAGCGTCATGATGTACGTGACAGCAGGCGTGACCACGGCCATATTTATTGCAATACTTATAG GGTACAGAGACCAACCTCCAGTCCCCCCGAGTCGGGCACAGCTAGTTGCTATCCAAACGACGGAGGGACAGAATTATCTGTCGTCACTTGGCCGGCTTATTAGGACTCTCCCTTTCGTCCTCCTCGTCATATCCTATG GAGTGAACGTCGGCTGCTATTACGCCATTGCTACACTGCTGAATTCTGTCGTGCTGGAATACTTCCCC GGAGAAGAGGAGAACGCCGGGAGGATTGGCCTCACAATTGTTATAACAGGGATAATTGGGGCCGTCTTGGCCGGAATTTGGCTCGATAAAACAAGAACATTCAA GGGCACATCACTCGGTATTTACTTCCTGTCCATGGCGTGTATGGTAGTGTTCACCTTCACCATGGATACAGGACACATCTGGGTGGTGTTCATCACAGCAGGGTCCTTCGG ATTCTTCATGACTGGCTATCTACCTGTCGGCTTCGAGTTTGCAGCTGAGCTCACTTTTCCCGAACCGGAAGGAACATCTTCGGGTCTGCTAAACGCGTCAGCACAG ATTTTTGGAATAATCTTTACCCTGGGTATGCGAGCCATGATGAACAGACTGAGTGTGCTTGGTGCCAACATTGCCGTCTGTGTGGCGCTTCTGCTGGGAACAGTGATGACAG CCCTGATTCGAGCTAACTACAAGCGCCAGGCGGCTGGGGGAGAAGAAAAG GGCAACCGGTTACGGGATTTGTTTGGCTGGTGCTGCTGCTTCCGACACCAATCAGACATCGCAAACAAACAATGA